The Cohnella abietis genome has a segment encoding these proteins:
- a CDS encoding RidA family protein — protein sequence MTNFNNNIVKRYNPENIAKPVGNYSHVTKIDRNAEMYVFSGQIGIDRDQHIPPDMNQQVTHTMNNIVELLASQKLTPDNVIKINIWATEEIDWDHLYAIWDKVFGANPPSMTIAYVKGLGLPELKIELDVWAAG from the coding sequence ATGACGAACTTCAACAATAATATCGTAAAAAGATATAATCCTGAAAATATAGCAAAGCCCGTAGGAAACTATAGCCATGTAACAAAAATAGATCGAAATGCTGAGATGTACGTGTTTTCTGGTCAAATCGGTATAGATCGGGATCAGCATATTCCTCCAGATATGAACCAGCAGGTCACCCATACAATGAACAATATCGTTGAGCTCCTTGCTTCTCAGAAGCTGACTCCTGACAATGTCATTAAAATCAACATTTGGGCCACAGAAGAAATAGATTGGGATCATTTGTATGCCATTTGGGATAAAGTGTTCGGTGCAAATCCCCCTTCCATGACGATTGCTTATGTTAAGGGATTGGGTTTACCTGAATTGAAAATTGAGCTAGATGTTTGGGCTGCTGGTTAA
- a CDS encoding FecCD family ABC transporter permease, whose amino-acid sequence MNNKRRGIPFFYKLLGSVIVLILCFALSMIFGAAETTLHDLWLALTSDVTDNDKALILREIRMPRELAAILIGAAFAVSGAIMQGVTRNPLADPGLLGLTSGASMALAIAFAFFPGLSYFGIMIAGFLGAALGAALVILLGSVSRGSLSPVRIVLAGAAVSAFLYAVSSGVSIVFKISKDVTMWTAGGLIGTTWGQLQAIGPVILIGIVGALLLSNQVSILSLSDDVATGLGQKLVLIKSILFIIVIVLTGAAVALVGSMAFVGLMIPHIVRMIVGTDYRYVLPFSAITGATFMLLADTLGRSINSPYETPVVAIVAMLGLPFFLLVVRKGGKAAS is encoded by the coding sequence ATGAATAATAAACGCCGCGGCATCCCGTTTTTCTATAAGCTTCTCGGCAGTGTAATAGTGCTCATCTTGTGCTTCGCACTTTCGATGATATTCGGTGCAGCGGAAACGACGCTCCATGACCTGTGGCTTGCGCTAACTTCCGATGTGACTGACAACGACAAAGCTCTGATTCTTCGCGAAATTCGAATGCCACGTGAATTGGCCGCGATCTTAATCGGTGCTGCTTTTGCTGTGTCTGGGGCTATCATGCAAGGAGTCACGCGAAATCCTCTGGCCGATCCAGGTCTGCTAGGTCTGACTTCTGGTGCGAGTATGGCGCTCGCAATAGCTTTTGCATTCTTCCCAGGACTCAGCTATTTCGGCATCATGATAGCCGGCTTCCTCGGTGCTGCTCTTGGAGCTGCCTTGGTCATTCTTCTTGGCTCGGTGAGCCGAGGCAGCCTGTCTCCGGTTCGAATCGTGCTCGCTGGGGCGGCCGTTTCTGCGTTTCTGTATGCTGTTTCGAGCGGTGTCAGCATTGTGTTCAAAATTTCGAAGGACGTAACGATGTGGACCGCCGGTGGTCTGATCGGAACGACATGGGGGCAGCTTCAGGCCATTGGGCCCGTCATCCTCATAGGCATTGTAGGAGCTTTGCTCCTTTCCAATCAAGTAAGCATACTCAGTCTTAGTGACGATGTGGCGACTGGGCTGGGGCAAAAGCTGGTGCTGATCAAATCCATTTTGTTCATAATCGTAATCGTACTTACTGGTGCAGCGGTGGCGCTCGTCGGAAGCATGGCATTCGTGGGGCTGATGATTCCGCATATCGTCCGCATGATTGTGGGTACCGATTATCGGTATGTGCTGCCGTTCTCGGCTATAACGGGAGCGACATTCATGCTGCTTGCCGATACGCTAGGGCGCTCGATTAATTCGCCTTACGAGACGCCTGTGGTAGCCATCGTGGCGATGCTGGGATTGCCCTTCTTCCTGCTCGTCGTGCGTAAAGGAGGCAAAGCTGCATCATGA
- a CDS encoding dihydrofolate reductase family protein has product MKNNKVVLYIAMSLDGYIAKSNGSVDWLFDVEGDGEDNGYNHFYSTVGTIVMGRLTYDEVLQLADDFPYANKTCYVLSRSKQAPAPHVIFTDEDINALIPRLKNESDGDVWLVGGGQLVAAFLEANLLDELQIAVIPKVLGEGIPLFPKGTLPSAFRLTQIQQFGQIVSLSYTAKAD; this is encoded by the coding sequence ATGAAAAATAATAAAGTGGTGCTGTATATTGCCATGAGCTTGGATGGTTATATCGCGAAGTCCAACGGTTCGGTGGATTGGCTGTTTGATGTCGAAGGTGACGGTGAGGATAATGGATACAATCATTTTTACAGCACGGTGGGGACGATCGTAATGGGGCGACTCACGTATGACGAGGTGCTTCAATTGGCCGATGACTTTCCTTACGCCAATAAGACTTGCTATGTTCTGTCTCGATCGAAGCAAGCTCCTGCTCCACACGTGATTTTTACGGATGAGGACATTAATGCTCTTATTCCTAGGTTAAAAAATGAATCAGATGGTGACGTTTGGCTTGTGGGAGGGGGGCAGCTTGTAGCAGCTTTTCTGGAAGCTAACTTATTGGATGAGCTCCAAATCGCCGTCATTCCGAAAGTACTCGGAGAGGGTATCCCCCTATTTCCGAAGGGAACCCTCCCAAGCGCTTTCCGTTTAACACAGATACAACAGTTCGGGCAGATTGTTTCACTTAGTTATACCGCAAAAGCGGATTAG
- a CDS encoding iron-hydroxamate ABC transporter substrate-binding protein translates to MKKNLFIPLVLVVVLLLSACGGNDTKNNASSPSESSSASPSESASPSTSNVSESDTFTYQSEDGPVEVPSHPKRVVVLTRFLTGNVMALGVPVVGVDEMSKTNPRFEEQLKDVEAVSDESLEKIIELEPDLIIGLAGIKNIDKFKQLAPTITYTYGKVDYLTQQIEVGKLLNKEKEARAWTEDFKARTKKAGQEIKAKIGENASVSVIETFNKQLYVYGDNFGRGTEILYQEFGLAMPEKVKEATEKEGYFAVSSEVLKDYSGDYVIFSKNADEDNSFQNTATYKNIPAVKNNRVFEADAKAFYFNDPLSMEFQLEFFIKSFLGQ, encoded by the coding sequence ATGAAAAAGAATCTTTTTATTCCGTTAGTCCTAGTTGTTGTTCTTCTATTGAGCGCATGTGGTGGCAACGATACAAAAAATAATGCAAGCAGCCCATCTGAGTCTTCCTCAGCTTCACCGTCAGAATCGGCATCTCCATCTACCTCGAATGTCTCGGAATCCGACACATTTACTTACCAGTCTGAAGATGGACCGGTTGAAGTTCCATCGCATCCGAAACGTGTTGTTGTGCTTACTCGATTTTTAACAGGGAACGTTATGGCACTTGGTGTTCCTGTAGTCGGCGTGGATGAGATGTCCAAGACTAACCCAAGGTTTGAAGAGCAACTGAAAGACGTAGAGGCTGTTTCGGACGAAAGCCTTGAGAAGATCATTGAGTTGGAGCCAGATCTTATTATCGGGCTCGCAGGAATCAAGAATATCGACAAGTTCAAACAACTCGCTCCTACAATTACTTATACCTACGGTAAAGTCGACTACTTAACGCAGCAAATTGAAGTTGGCAAGCTATTGAACAAAGAAAAAGAAGCTAGAGCTTGGACTGAAGATTTCAAGGCACGCACCAAAAAAGCTGGACAAGAAATAAAAGCGAAGATTGGCGAAAATGCTTCGGTTTCTGTTATCGAAACCTTCAATAAACAGCTTTATGTATATGGTGATAATTTTGGCCGTGGCACAGAAATCCTCTATCAAGAATTCGGACTTGCTATGCCTGAGAAAGTTAAGGAAGCGACGGAGAAAGAAGGCTACTTTGCCGTTTCGTCAGAGGTTCTGAAGGATTATTCTGGAGACTACGTAATCTTCAGCAAGAACGCGGATGAGGATAATTCGTTCCAGAATACGGCAACGTACAAGAACATTCCAGCAGTAAAGAACAATCGTGTCTTCGAAGCTGACGCAAAAGCATTCTATTTTAACGATCCATTGAGCATGGAGTTTCAGCTAGAGTTCTTCATTAAGAGCTTTCTCGGTCAGTAA
- a CDS encoding AraC family transcriptional regulator, with protein MRLDWLIRMKDALDLIETKIEEQLDIGDIAKVACSSPFHFQRMFHMLTGMTVAEYIRKRKLTLAAQEFSMTSAKVLDVALKYGYDSPESFSKAFRKLHGVPPSEARGSGVRLKAFPRISFHLSLKGDKNMDYKIVDRSAFTVIGKAIQVTTKDGENLRQIPKLWAECNEDGTTDRLCAIGIDKDLLGICMDFQHEQEQFTYLIAVEDSSGALVEEGLVSKTVPASTWAVFTSVGPMPGAIQDVWKRIFQEWFPATGNEHSGGPELEVYPLGDTTAEDYACEVWVPIVKK; from the coding sequence ATGCGGTTGGATTGGCTTATTCGTATGAAGGATGCTCTTGATCTGATAGAAACGAAGATAGAGGAACAGTTGGATATCGGTGACATTGCTAAGGTAGCTTGTTCGTCCCCTTTTCATTTTCAGCGGATGTTTCATATGTTGACCGGGATGACAGTGGCGGAATATATTCGCAAACGCAAACTAACCTTAGCTGCGCAGGAGTTCTCAATGACTTCAGCTAAAGTATTGGATGTCGCGCTTAAGTATGGCTATGACTCGCCGGAGTCCTTCTCTAAAGCATTTCGGAAGCTCCATGGTGTACCTCCTTCGGAGGCTCGTGGTTCAGGGGTCCGCCTTAAAGCCTTTCCCCGCATTTCATTCCATCTATCTCTAAAGGGGGACAAGAATATGGATTACAAAATTGTTGATAGAAGTGCGTTCACCGTTATTGGAAAAGCTATTCAGGTAACGACCAAGGATGGTGAAAATCTTCGACAAATCCCGAAGCTCTGGGCGGAGTGTAACGAAGACGGCACAACAGATAGGCTTTGTGCAATTGGGATAGATAAGGATCTATTAGGAATCTGCATGGATTTCCAACATGAGCAAGAACAATTCACCTATTTAATTGCTGTTGAAGACAGCTCAGGAGCACTAGTGGAAGAAGGTCTCGTCTCAAAGACCGTTCCTGCCTCTACTTGGGCGGTATTCACATCTGTCGGTCCGATGCCAGGAGCCATTCAGGACGTGTGGAAGAGAATTTTCCAGGAGTGGTTCCCCGCTACAGGAAACGAGCACTCTGGAGGGCCAGAGCTCGAGGTCTATCCACTGGGGGATACAACCGCAGAAGATTACGCATGCGAGGTATGGGTTCCTATTGTAAAAAAGTAG
- a CDS encoding phosphotransferase enzyme family protein: MLKLKYLFNIEDLAEMLLGNWEFDKQSIDMFKYYRISSNAIYPFQFEGNTQLLRFASKSEKNKENILAELDFISYLRTKGYGVLESVRSKSDEELVEAQTPWGDYFASVFKRVSGIQINKTDFSDAIIFSHGKALGKLHHLSSQYTPDMHKRWSYNDVLHWIQDILTDFPTETAALKESKQLQDYFSTVPITNTNFGLIHYDFEYDNVFFDEATNSCNVIDFDDAMYHWYAMDIEQALDSLKDCIPSELFSQKEQCFMDGYRSEYPVSDNFPAIIPACRRFANLYGYTRSLRSISEKWANEPDWMIGLRGKLTKSMKESSLCFGSEIQEETK; encoded by the coding sequence ATGTTGAAATTGAAATACCTTTTTAATATTGAGGATTTAGCCGAAATGCTTTTGGGAAATTGGGAATTCGATAAACAGTCTATTGATATGTTTAAGTATTATAGGATATCTTCAAATGCGATATATCCCTTTCAATTTGAAGGTAACACCCAACTCTTAAGATTCGCCTCGAAATCAGAGAAAAATAAAGAAAATATATTAGCAGAGCTAGATTTTATATCTTACCTGCGGACGAAGGGCTATGGAGTTTTAGAATCGGTAAGATCAAAAAGTGACGAAGAGCTTGTAGAGGCACAAACCCCTTGGGGTGATTACTTTGCTTCGGTGTTTAAGCGTGTATCAGGTATACAGATTAATAAAACAGATTTTAGTGATGCCATAATATTCAGCCATGGCAAAGCGTTAGGAAAGCTTCACCATTTATCTAGTCAATATACACCGGATATGCACAAGAGATGGTCGTACAATGATGTTTTACATTGGATTCAGGACATTTTAACTGATTTCCCAACAGAAACAGCAGCTCTAAAAGAGTCCAAACAATTACAAGATTATTTTTCTACTGTACCTATTACTAATACTAATTTTGGTCTTATTCATTATGATTTTGAATATGATAATGTTTTTTTCGATGAGGCAACAAATTCATGTAACGTTATTGATTTTGATGATGCCATGTATCATTGGTATGCCATGGATATTGAGCAGGCACTAGATAGCTTGAAGGACTGTATTCCAAGTGAGCTTTTCAGTCAGAAAGAGCAATGCTTTATGGATGGATATCGCAGTGAGTATCCTGTTTCAGATAATTTTCCAGCTATTATACCCGCATGCAGGCGTTTTGCTAATTTATATGGGTATACCCGCTCTCTTAGGTCCATATCTGAAAAATGGGCTAATGAGCCCGATTGGATGATAGGCTTGAGAGGAAAATTGACGAAATCCATGAAAGAAAGCTCTCTCTGTTTTGGTAGTGAAATTCAAGAGGAGACGAAGTAG
- a CDS encoding SDR family oxidoreductase yields MATTDKILVYGASGVQGGAVARKLLAEGHSIQAITRNKESADQLAQQGISVLLGDLNDPASLAQAHEGVNKVLLLLPVDYHLERVRLYIRNVVDAAKNANIALLVVNTSLYVPDQITDVVAIEIKRELIEYLKQSGIPTIIVQPTLYFENFYIPGVLNNKVLAYPVPADQAIPWISIQDTADYAVYALNHPELAGQTLQVTGPEALTGNQLAERFGQSLNQDIQFFSLPVETFEEGIRPLLGEETAAGLAGLYHWIAVNSASLPKPEHIHPALRTAVQGTSLKQWVDRAIENGFFAEGGNTQQ; encoded by the coding sequence ATGGCGACAACTGACAAAATTCTTGTTTATGGAGCATCAGGTGTACAAGGAGGCGCGGTAGCACGAAAATTACTTGCGGAGGGTCATTCCATTCAAGCTATCACAAGGAATAAAGAGAGTGCCGATCAGCTTGCTCAACAAGGAATCTCTGTGTTACTTGGGGATTTGAATGATCCGGCTAGCTTAGCCCAAGCCCATGAGGGAGTCAATAAAGTGCTTCTCCTCCTGCCTGTAGATTATCATTTAGAACGAGTGCGCCTATATATCCGTAACGTAGTGGATGCAGCAAAAAACGCAAATATAGCGTTATTAGTCGTCAATACTAGCCTTTATGTACCCGATCAGATCACAGATGTAGTAGCCATTGAGATTAAAAGAGAGCTCATCGAATACCTGAAGCAAAGTGGGATTCCTACTATTATTGTTCAGCCTACATTATATTTTGAAAATTTCTATATTCCCGGCGTTCTAAACAATAAAGTGTTGGCTTACCCCGTGCCTGCGGATCAAGCTATTCCTTGGATCAGTATTCAGGATACCGCGGACTACGCCGTTTATGCACTGAACCATCCCGAGCTCGCAGGCCAAACTCTTCAAGTCACCGGTCCCGAGGCGCTTACTGGCAATCAATTAGCTGAACGTTTCGGGCAATCATTAAATCAGGATATACAATTTTTCTCCCTTCCAGTCGAAACGTTTGAAGAAGGTATCCGCCCCTTATTAGGAGAAGAGACCGCCGCCGGATTAGCAGGCTTGTATCACTGGATTGCAGTAAACTCTGCCTCTTTGCCAAAGCCTGAGCATATCCATCCTGCACTTCGAACAGCCGTCCAAGGTACATCCTTAAAGCAATGGGTAGATCGCGCGATTGAAAATGGGTTTTTCGCCGAAGGTGGGAATACGCAGCAATAA
- a CDS encoding helix-turn-helix transcriptional regulator has protein sequence MNDRRLAIMRALDSRKKFTARELAERFDVSVRTIQRDLDDLQKKGVPLYTEVGASGGYRVLPNRILPPLQLAQHEAFGLFLMIEYLEKVPDFPFGSIRAYLAEQYFSSLPDDVKDMIIRMRQHITFLQHHSVQPESLTTTILSASVDKKEIEFAYASRSGTKKVQVYPIGIYYENGFWYMPAKKNERVLLYRTDRMQQLEVLNRSDSDNAIPTLKEWLNSEDSRETVEVVLQFTDFGARIAESDVLFKSVHNNEWRGEVPLEEFPFTARKLLSYGPEVKVISPPQLQEIVKGLLEKTLQNY, from the coding sequence ATGAATGATCGAAGACTTGCGATAATGCGAGCATTAGACTCGAGAAAAAAGTTCACTGCCCGCGAGCTGGCTGAACGTTTTGATGTATCGGTGCGCACCATTCAGCGGGACTTAGATGATTTGCAAAAGAAGGGAGTTCCTCTGTACACAGAAGTGGGTGCTAGCGGGGGTTATCGTGTGCTTCCGAATAGAATTTTGCCACCACTTCAACTTGCGCAGCACGAGGCGTTTGGCCTATTCTTGATGATTGAATATTTGGAGAAGGTCCCCGATTTTCCATTTGGTTCGATAAGGGCTTATCTTGCGGAGCAGTATTTTTCTAGTTTGCCCGACGATGTAAAGGATATGATCATTCGCATGAGGCAGCACATTACATTTCTTCAGCACCATTCAGTGCAGCCGGAATCATTAACTACGACAATTTTAAGTGCATCAGTGGATAAAAAAGAGATTGAATTCGCGTACGCTTCCCGGAGTGGAACAAAGAAGGTGCAGGTTTATCCGATCGGCATCTACTATGAGAATGGATTTTGGTACATGCCAGCTAAAAAGAATGAACGGGTGTTATTGTATCGGACGGATAGGATGCAGCAGTTGGAGGTGCTCAATCGATCAGACTCAGACAATGCTATTCCAACTCTTAAGGAGTGGCTGAATTCAGAGGATAGCAGGGAAACGGTAGAGGTGGTGCTGCAATTCACTGATTTTGGAGCAAGGATTGCCGAATCAGATGTTCTATTCAAGTCTGTTCACAATAACGAGTGGCGCGGGGAGGTTCCTTTGGAAGAGTTTCCCTTTACTGCGCGGAAGCTGCTTTCATACGGTCCTGAAGTAAAGGTCATTAGTCCCCCTCAGCTGCAAGAAATCGTCAAGGGGCTGTTGGAAAAGACTTTGCAGAACTATTAA
- a CDS encoding alpha/beta hydrolase yields MTKRNTYNESVGYWKQYQKFFPEEMQINENHPPIEEWMTWNNAHIHLDRMPVPDATHKIIFIHGAGGNGRMLAPYTQMLQKCGYEVVSPDLPPYGLSYTSSDKTIDYQLWIDILTELIDRELQRDDKPIILLGTSIGGMLAYHTAVQSKRVKGLIATTFVDTSDSKVRDQLAPNKLISRLGKFFMDKFPLLLDSLHISVNKVSRMHLITNNAELTNLIMKDAHAAGTKIPLRLLRTFLNREPVVKPENFDVCPVLLVHPELDPMTPYRFSKPFFDKIKSNKECVFLEGAGHFPIEQPGLEQMNAAVLSFLKRVANE; encoded by the coding sequence ATGACTAAGCGTAATACCTATAATGAATCAGTCGGCTATTGGAAACAGTATCAGAAGTTTTTTCCTGAAGAAATGCAGATAAATGAAAATCATCCACCGATAGAAGAATGGATGACTTGGAACAATGCTCATATTCATCTGGATCGTATGCCGGTTCCGGACGCAACACATAAAATTATTTTCATTCATGGCGCTGGTGGCAATGGAAGAATGTTAGCTCCATATACTCAAATGCTGCAAAAGTGCGGTTATGAAGTCGTGTCGCCGGATTTACCGCCCTATGGTCTAAGTTACACGAGTTCAGATAAGACAATTGACTATCAGCTTTGGATCGACATACTCACTGAACTGATCGATCGAGAATTGCAACGGGATGACAAACCAATTATTTTGCTAGGTACTAGTATAGGAGGTATGTTGGCTTATCACACTGCTGTTCAGAGCAAGCGAGTTAAAGGGTTAATTGCAACAACGTTTGTTGATACAAGTGATTCGAAGGTTCGTGACCAATTAGCTCCTAACAAGCTCATTAGTCGGTTGGGGAAATTTTTTATGGACAAGTTTCCACTTCTATTAGATTCCTTGCATATCTCTGTGAATAAGGTGTCTCGGATGCATTTGATTACGAATAACGCCGAATTGACCAATCTTATTATGAAGGATGCTCATGCGGCAGGAACGAAAATCCCTTTACGTTTATTAAGAACGTTCTTAAATAGGGAGCCGGTAGTAAAGCCTGAGAATTTTGACGTGTGCCCGGTACTACTTGTTCATCCAGAATTAGACCCCATGACTCCGTACCGTTTCAGTAAACCGTTTTTTGATAAAATAAAAAGTAATAAGGAATGTGTATTTCTAGAGGGTGCGGGCCATTTTCCAATTGAGCAGCCGGGGTTAGAGCAGATGAATGCTGCTGTTCTGTCTTTTTTGAAAAGAGTAGCTAATGAATGA
- a CDS encoding winged helix-turn-helix transcriptional regulator, with product MLEQSEGQCPVELTVSLIGGKWKLLILYQLDNHGTKRFNELRRIFPDITQRTLTRQLRELESDGLVDRKIFTEIPPKVEYSLSETGRSLVPILLQLKDWGISYREQDRLRVRDELK from the coding sequence ATATTGGAACAATCAGAAGGACAATGTCCCGTGGAGTTAACGGTTAGTTTAATCGGCGGCAAGTGGAAGCTTCTTATTCTGTATCAGCTAGATAATCACGGCACCAAGAGATTCAATGAATTACGTAGAATTTTCCCCGATATTACTCAGCGCACATTAACCCGCCAATTACGAGAGCTTGAGAGTGACGGTCTTGTGGACCGTAAAATATTTACGGAAATTCCCCCGAAGGTAGAGTATTCCTTATCAGAGACGGGAAGAAGCCTAGTCCCCATTTTGCTGCAGCTTAAGGATTGGGGGATATCCTACAGGGAGCAGGATCGTTTGCGGGTACGAGATGAGCTTAAATAA
- a CDS encoding SDR family NAD(P)-dependent oxidoreductase: MDTKRVVVITGGASGIGQETALKFASKGDRVVVADYNEAGGQETVELIAKAGGEAAFIKVDVSKHEDVQALVEKTVEIFGRIDVMFNNAGIGGAGPVLDQNMDLYHRTIAINQHGVAYGIIEAGRKMKELGIKGVIINTASVFGFLASYGTFAYHATKGAVIMMSKSAALELAPYGIRVVAIAPGVVDTPIIQGFKDRGMLEGMKAKVMGGELTKPEAIAKSVYLLSLEEAEAITGSVVMVDQGYAGFK, translated from the coding sequence ATGGATACAAAGCGTGTAGTCGTGATAACAGGTGGAGCAAGCGGCATCGGACAGGAAACTGCTTTGAAGTTCGCCAGCAAAGGGGACCGTGTCGTTGTTGCGGATTACAATGAAGCGGGCGGCCAAGAAACGGTTGAGCTTATTGCTAAGGCGGGCGGAGAAGCAGCTTTTATTAAAGTAGATGTATCCAAACACGAAGATGTACAAGCCTTAGTCGAGAAAACGGTTGAAATATTTGGTCGGATTGACGTTATGTTTAACAATGCTGGAATTGGCGGTGCAGGTCCGGTGTTAGATCAGAATATGGATTTGTATCATCGTACCATTGCTATTAACCAGCATGGGGTTGCATATGGAATCATTGAGGCCGGTCGGAAAATGAAGGAATTGGGAATTAAAGGCGTTATTATTAATACGGCTTCTGTATTCGGGTTTCTCGCCTCTTATGGCACATTCGCGTATCACGCTACCAAAGGCGCTGTCATTATGATGAGTAAATCGGCTGCACTTGAGCTTGCGCCCTATGGCATTCGAGTCGTTGCGATAGCGCCAGGTGTTGTTGATACGCCCATTATCCAAGGATTCAAGGATCGCGGCATGTTAGAGGGAATGAAAGCTAAAGTCATGGGCGGAGAGCTGACAAAGCCTGAAGCGATTGCAAAATCAGTGTACCTCTTGTCGCTGGAAGAAGCAGAAGCCATTACAGGCAGCGTCGTCATGGTCGACCAAGGATACGCAGGCTTTAAATAA
- a CDS encoding FecCD family ABC transporter permease gives MTLSALVRKQRLILLASSVLIVLTIIASMGVGYASLSFDRLIPVLFGHGTFKEDFVLFSVRLPRIMITLLSGMALALSGSIMQSVTRNDLADPGIIGINSGAGVAIAVFFLYVPINVGSFVYVMPLVAFVGALITAALIYIFSYSRTRGLDPIRLVLVGVGFSLALSGIMVVIISSAERSKVDFIAKWIAGSIWGTDWPFIWALLPWVILLIPFTLFKSRQLNLLGLNEASAIGVGLKLEKERLILIVTAVASAAAAVSVTGGIAFVGLMAPHIAKALVGPRNQLFIPVAVLLGGWLLLFADTVGRNLVDPDGIPAGIMVSLIGVPYFAYLLLKK, from the coding sequence ATGACCTTATCCGCTCTTGTTCGCAAACAACGCCTGATTCTGCTAGCCAGTTCAGTGCTAATCGTTCTAACCATCATAGCCAGCATGGGTGTGGGATATGCCTCGCTATCATTTGACCGATTGATTCCCGTTTTGTTCGGTCACGGTACCTTTAAAGAAGATTTTGTTCTGTTCTCCGTCCGGTTGCCGAGAATTATGATCACGTTGCTGTCGGGCATGGCGCTTGCGCTGTCCGGGTCGATTATGCAAAGCGTTACCCGTAACGATCTGGCGGATCCCGGCATCATTGGTATTAATTCGGGCGCGGGTGTGGCAATCGCTGTCTTCTTCCTGTACGTTCCGATCAACGTTGGATCGTTCGTCTATGTTATGCCGCTAGTCGCCTTTGTTGGTGCTTTAATCACGGCTGCTCTAATTTATATTTTCTCATATAGCCGAACGCGCGGGCTTGATCCCATCCGGCTTGTGCTGGTCGGGGTCGGATTTTCTCTAGCACTATCAGGGATTATGGTCGTTATTATCTCTTCTGCGGAACGCTCGAAGGTTGATTTTATAGCGAAGTGGATTGCGGGTAGTATATGGGGCACGGATTGGCCGTTCATCTGGGCGCTACTTCCTTGGGTGATCCTGCTTATACCGTTCACTTTGTTCAAGTCTCGTCAGCTGAATCTTCTCGGCTTGAACGAGGCATCAGCGATCGGCGTTGGTCTTAAGCTGGAAAAGGAACGTCTTATCCTCATTGTGACTGCTGTCGCCTCGGCTGCAGCCGCAGTATCTGTTACGGGTGGGATCGCTTTTGTGGGGTTGATGGCTCCGCACATTGCCAAAGCTTTGGTCGGTCCACGTAATCAGCTGTTCATTCCCGTTGCTGTTCTGCTCGGTGGATGGTTGCTATTATTTGCTGACACTGTTGGTCGCAATCTTGTCGATCCTGACGGTATCCCTGCGGGTATTATGGTTTCATTAATCGGCGTTCCCTATTTCGCTTACTTGCTACTTAAGAAATAA